Below is a window of Apodemus sylvaticus chromosome 5, mApoSyl1.1, whole genome shotgun sequence DNA.
AAAGTAAGTCTACCCTTCACTATGAGCATTAACTCTCCACAAATGGTAATAAAACAGGATTTCATCTTAAGGGGGAAAAGCATGCCTGATATCTGACGTGTGAGCTCTCCATACCAAGCAACACTCCAGTTCTCTACAGCTGTCAGTCACCTGTTATAGACTTATTTCAGTACATACACTACACAGAGTTGGCCTAAATTCCACAAATCAAGTATTCAGTACAGTAAAACTGCTCCCAATACCAAGTGTAGGCCATAAAACTGCTCCAATATAAGATACCGAGTGCAAGCAGTGGTTTCCCAGGTTGCTCACACTTGGATCTGAATCAGATGTTCCTACAAGCTACTCTTTGGGACTATTAATTTGATTTCATTCTTACTTACATAGTTTACTGGTTTGTTATAATGGATGCAGCCAGATACAGCATTGTAGGATGAGGACCATAATCTGTCAGTAATGCCTTCCCTGACACTATTCTTTCAATGTGCCTTCTCGTTCCCTCTCTTGTCAGTCACAAAGTTCCCAGAATCCAGCTGCAGAATAATCTTTAATGTTCAGCCCTAGGTGTCGCTACTTACACTTTGTTTGAAATATTCTGAAACTCCAGTTGTAACCTTGAACTCTGATGATGAGAGCAGTTGCCAATGTACTCTCTGTTGTAACAACCACAGCCTCATCACACCTGCAGCTGCCCTACATTCTGGCcccttctttcctgcctcttTTCAGTCACAAATAAGAAGACAATTAGGAGAACAGATGGCTGTTCTTCCTACCTAAAGATACCCCAATGTTTGTAGGATGTTTCTAGGATGAAGTCACTAAACAGATGACCAACCAGAATAGGAATTACATCACTCTATTTTCCTTCTTATTCTGAAAACCAGACTAAGTTGAAGGTATCTTTCCTGGGTTCTGAAATGAAGACtcaactcttaaaaagaaagcaGTATCTCCAACCTCCCCAGCTGTAGGAAATTGGCACTGAACCAGTCATCTAAACACCACATCctctgagaccctgtcttggccATAGCCCAGGTATGATAATACAGAGAGGTGAGGGAAGTCTGGAAGAACCTGCGACCCCAGATTTCACAGATTTGCACAATCACACTttaatatccatatataaatTCAATACCCACATCAGTTGCCTATGGATTCACTCTCACCCAGATCTCTGTTACCACTTTTTCAATAATTCAACTTGTATCTTTGTGTCATGAAACAGCCCCTTAGCAGTGGAGTCTTCCCTTTGAACTGTCAAAGCATTAAGAAGTAAATATTTGTCTAAGATATTTCAAACTAGTGTTCTTACTGTGGCCTCTCAGGTAACCTAAGAATATGCGTTGTACATACACTCTAAACTAACAAAAGTAGTCATGGTGGTCTATGTGTTGACAAGGATCTGCAGCAACTGAATCTCTCAAACCATTGCTACTGGGGGTGAATATTTCAGGCAGTTTTTAAAGCAATTCGGCATACCTTTCCACTGGGCTGCATATGCCAGAGAAACCTTTTCTCATGTAAGATAATGCTTTATATATAGGTgaagaatatatattaaaagaacatatatatatatatatatgaaaagaatatagaaataaccAACACACATAAGAAAatggtaaaataattttaatatattcagtCAGCAAATTATATtagtaaattataaaatatatgtatggcTCTTTGAAATATGTTAAGTGAATATTTCAAGTAATAAGACTATGTATGAATGGCACTATATACTGAAATCAGGGCCaaggaaaatcaatttgttagttatatatatttaagctattttattttattaatattttgttaactcatttatttagtgtgtatttgtatgtgtgtatgtgtgtgtatctgtgtgtgtctgtgtctgtgtgtttctgtgtgtaaaaGTTAGGAGGCTAGGGAAAGTAGAAGAAATCAGATAAAAAGCATGCAGTGTGACGGGGGAAAGGATTACAATGGAACAAGAATGGTTAAATGAGATGGGagataggaaggcagaggcaaggagagTATACAGGGAGGGAAAACTTAGCACTAAAGACATTTGAAAATGCCATATAAAAACCTACTACTATAAAAGCAGcttaaaatacatacattatatacatatacatacatgtaatatacattacatattatgtatatatatgcatacatatatttttaaaaacttaaaaggaGTCACACTATAAAGAGGTAGCTGTGCCTCTCACAACCATTACCAGCTACCAAATTAAAAGCCAATTGCTGTGTGTGGGTAATCTATTGTTGAGTTGCTGGTTATTAAGATCCCATCAGTCCCACCCCAAATGTTATAAGTCATTGTCATTGCATTAGTTATCTTCCAGAATAGATTGTAAAACTCTTGCTGAAGACACCAAATGCTTCATGGAATGTGGAGAATTTGTACTGACATGGAAGATTTATTCCTGCAAGCTAGCTTTTACAGTGCTATAAGACACTATGCACTCTTACTGGAGTGGCAGGGTTGGAGGGAAGAGTAATGGTTTTACTCAGTTGTGACTCCTGAAAGCTACAATAATAACTAGCCTTCCAAGATTTTCTCATTGGTACAATAGTGGCATAAATGTAAACAACCACCCTCTGTttggacttaagacccactcCATAAGATGGAGCTCCTTCCTAGTATCACATAGCAAAAAGCTAGGTAGGTCATAGGCCTTGGGGAAGAACCTATGCTAAATAGGCATAGTATTGAACGACTCCTTAAGTACctcttttctaaatatttatctaatACCCACAGATGTAGGTGTCTTCCTCACCCCTCatgaaggaaacttctctttgcaacagatacaGACCATtagagaaaaccacaaccaagCAAAATTCAGAGTTGCAAACCCCAGTTTCAACTGATACATCCTCAACACAATGATCAAAGTCTCAGAGATCATTGTAGAAGAGAGGCCTGAAAGATTGTATGAGTCAGAGAAACTGAGAGTCTGCTGTAAGAtcatctcctagaaatgtcacaAGTTACATTCGTAAAATCTCAACATCATGGCAGCCTGAACATAACCTAAACAAAGATAACACTAATAGATATGCTAGGATGGAACACCGAAAGCTCACTAGATCTCAACCTTAGACAAAGCAGTGCAGGAAAGTAGGATGTGCTAAGAGTGAGAGAAATAATCTTCCTacaggaagagcacaccaattgatCATCCAAAAACAATAATCGgcctgaaaatatataaaaacaagtaacattatataaacTGAGAAgtctgtatttatgtattttagaataagtgtgtgtgtgtgtgtgtgtgtgtgtgtgtgtgtgtgtgtgtgtgtgtgtgtaacaaaaagaaaatgaggccATACATTTAAAAAGATAGTGGGTATGCTACTACATAGGAAGGTTTGAatgggaaaattattttttaaaagtagtacTAAGACAACATTAAGTAAGATTTCACTTGCTTTTACCCACATGCCTTTGACAGTGGACCCAGAATTATTCTCTTTCAGGTGCTGATGCAATCTGAAAAAGAActcttttcatttttcacaaTAACTTATTTATATACACAGAAGAAACTCTGCCTTTGGAGTCAAAGATTCATattagcgctctctctctctctctctctctctctctctctctctctctctctctctctctctctctctctcattttgccACCACAATTGTCAAGGGTGTGAAAGCATTTGACATGGTCCTGGTCCTAGGCACATTTGTGCCACTGATTAGTCTTTGTTGAATTTAATACAATTTACTTATAGTCAATTATTAGAATACTTAGAAACTATGGTATTTGTTTATCCTTCATATATTAATTCATTTAACACAATTTTGTTACTTTTCTCAAAGATTTGAATTCTGTTTGTGTTATTACAACAGAACTTCCAGGGTAAGCACTTGAACGGAAACTCTCAGTTCCAAGATAAGAAAATGCTTTCAAGATACTATTTCTGTAACATATGTAAGACCCATTAATTGCTATCATTGTTTCATCTTCTATAAcaggcattcattcattcattcatttaatcaataaattagaTGAAATACCAACAACATGCCAAGCAATGAACACTGCCACCCCTTCTTTACCTTCCTCCTCAACCTTCCCGGACTGACTTGGGGTTCTGAAGAAGTTCACTTTCTCCAGAATTGCCAATCTGCCACAAGGACACTGTGGCACTAGACCATTTCTCTCTCTAGATATATTAAAGATGAGGAAGTGCAAATTTCCATAAGGCCACTGTGAAACAATGTAGAGTCTGAGTAGGACCTGAGGTACCCCCACCTCTCATCTCTATTGTCTGCCTTTTGCctaaattttctatttctctcccCAAGTCACCTTCCTCCCCATGAGCCTCCTCATGGCATTTTTTACCTCTGTGTTTCTGAAAGAGTAAATAACAGGGTTCAAGAGAGGTGTGACAACTGTATAAAACACAGCCACAACCTTGTCCACAGGGAGGGTGATGCAAGGTCTCATGTAGACAAAAGAGCAGGGTATGAAAAACAGACCCACCACAGCCAGGTGAGAGGCACAAGTAGAGAGTGCCCTATGCCGTCCTTCTGCCGTGTGGCTCCTCAGAGAACGCAGAATGACCACATAAGAAACCAGCAGCACCGCAAAGCTGATCACTGAGATGGAACCACCATTGAGGATGACTAGCAGGCTAATGAGGAAGGTGTCTGAGCAAGCCAGCTTCAATACTGGGTGGACGTCACAGAAGTAGTGGTTAATGATGTTGGGACCACAAAATGGCAGCTGGAAAATTAGGAAAGTTTGTCCAGCAGAATGCAGCAAACCTCCACTCCATGCTGCCCCCACCAGGAGGCCACACACTCTTCGGTTCATAATAGTGACATAGTGCAAGGgcttgcagatggccacataacggtcataggccatcactgTCAGGAGAAAGATTTCAGTGCCaccaaagaaatgaaggaaaaatatCTGAGTAATGCAACCCTGTAGGGAAATGACTTTCCTCTTGAGCAAAGAGTCGAAGATGAGTTTGGGGGCTGTGACAGAACAGTAGCAGACTTCTACAAACGACAAgtagctgagaaagaaatacatGGGGGAAGAAAGCCCTTTGCTGGCCATGACAGTCACCACAATAAGGCCATTGCCCAGCACAATGGCTGTGTACATCAGGAGAAACACCACAAAGATGACTTTCTGCACATGCTGACTCTGGGATAATCCCaagaaaattatttctgtaaCATTGCTTGCAGCTGCCATGCTTCTAAGAGCGATTTCTAAAAGCCTAGAATCACAGAAAGCAAAATCAGAACTCCCTCTGAAATGATGAAAGGCATCTTCCTTGGATTTTGTAGCTTAttcattctctgtgtgtctctgtctctgtctctgtctctgtctctgtctctctctctctctctctctctctctctctgtgtgtgtgtgtgtgtgtgtgtgtgtgtgtgcctttttgtctctctctctctctgtgtgtcactctctgtctttatctttctctctccctgccttgtGTCAAAACTCCATGACTAAAATAGCCATTATCTATTGCTTGATATTAGTCTCAGGCTACAATTTGACTTTGTAGTGATAGGAATGTATAGAAATTCCTGGACTCTATCCTCACAAATGGAAAGAAGTTACACATGATGCACTCCAAAGGGAAATTAGAGATTATTTTGGAGATAAGAAACATGAGACTTAGGTTCAGCTACATACCCAAAGTTACAAATTTCATACTTGGACTGTTGTTTTCATTCTTCAAAAAGTGTCCTGGATGCTCCTACTCATAACGACTTAACTGATGATACAGTCCCATCTATACTGGGAGGTGATCAATGCTCTCCAATGAGTGATAGAATTTCTCAACTCTAATTATTCTACAATTGGTAAAAATTACCAGGCTACTGAGCTTGTACATGATAAAAGCAACGTATAAAGTATTAGAGCATAATTGAGTATACTTTATTTACCTTATCACACAGTTCATGGCATCTGTGAAAGTGGGCTCCCTAAAGTATTCTTGCAGTGGATGTAGATATAACACCATTTTTAGGAATTTAGTTAGCACTGCCTTTAGGAAACTAATATGCTAAGATTCTGATACAAGAATCTACCACCAACCCATTCATAGAAGTGATGGGTACATTTGGTATATGTGGAGGCAAGAGATACCTCCCAAGTAAAAATCCTCAGAGGTGTCACCCATATTTTTTGATACAGTGTCTCTGGGTCATGGGGATTGTAAATTCTCCTAGGCTGACTGGACCGCAAATCTGAGATGGtcgtctctctctgccccctcaaCACTCTGCATCACATCTTGTTTGTAACATGGAAGCTGAGAATCAAATTCTGGTCCTCAATATTGCATGGCAAGCATTAaacccatcttcccagccctggtTTTGTTTGGGTTAGGTTAGGTTGTACTAGGTTGA
It encodes the following:
- the LOC127684442 gene encoding olfactory receptor 4X1-like — protein: MAAASNVTEIIFLGLSQSQHVQKVIFVVFLLMYTAIVLGNGLIVVTVMASKGLSSPMYFFLSYLSFVEVCYCSVTAPKLIFDSLLKRKVISLQGCITQIFFLHFFGGTEIFLLTVMAYDRYVAICKPLHYVTIMNRRVCGLLVGAAWSGGLLHSAGQTFLIFQLPFCGPNIINHYFCDVHPVLKLACSDTFLISLLVILNGGSISVISFAVLLVSYVVILRSLRSHTAEGRHRALSTCASHLAVVGLFFIPCSFVYMRPCITLPVDKVVAVFYTVVTPLLNPVIYSFRNTEVKNAMRRLMGRKVTWGEK